TTTTAAGTGAGCCTTCACAGAAAAATTTCATTTAGAAATTTTAAAAATTGGTAACATATTAACTTCTATAAATTAATTCTAATTTTTCATTAATTTTTGATAATAAATAAACCTTTCGCATTGTAAATATTGCGAACACTCCTAATTGTATGGCAAATATAATATTACCAAAAGCATATACTAGACCTGAAAATATTCCATTAAGAATTGTTATACCTATGAAAGTTAAAAATGCTTTATATGAATTTACTTGTGCTAATTGTTTATATTCAGTTATATTAACATTAGGCTTATATGCTATAATATTTAACAGTGTATATACAATATTAAATATATTTATTAATATTATCATTATCAAAATTAAAATGATTTCTATTAAATTTATATCAAATTTTATAACTATAACAACAACTGAAAATATACTTGGTATTAAATTCAATAATATAGCTCTTCTAATATTTAAATATATTAAGTCATTAAGATTAGTTAGCATCATCTTTAAATGATTAAATTCCATAGCAAATCTACTTATTGGCATAGTCAAAAATATATTATATGTATTTATAAACATAAAGTTAAAAACTAAATATGTGAATATCAGTGATAATTTAGTACTGCTTTCTATATTATCAATTTTTATATCTTTCAATACTGGGTAAATTAAAAATCCCATAATAAATATAAAACTAGTTATCGTTGATATTATAATACTTTTTAATTTTCTACTTAGTAACTTATTATCTAACTTAGCCAAAGCATTCACATTACTTATTTTTTTACTACTAAATTCACTCTCTCTTTTTTCTGCATTTTCTTTTAAATTTGCCAATTCATATAAGTTTTTTGCATAAAAACTGGCATGTAATCTATATGTAGCAATTAATATTATTGTAGACAATATTATAAATACTAATGCTGTACTTAAATTTATTTTATATGGTATTATTCCATAACCTTTTTTAATAAAAAATGAATATATAATATATGCAATTGCTGTAACCATAATATTTAATGATTTAAATATTGTTTTAACCATTTTAATATTAAATATACCTATTAAAACAATGAATAAAATAATAAATATCATATATATTAGACCCATAATTAAATACGCATATATAAAAAATGTGATAACAAATTTAATTATAGTTTCAAAACTTATAACTTCTATATTTAAAATATATGGTATTATCATTGCAAATATAGTTATTAAGGAATTAGGGAATTGGTCTGTCATATATACCATTAAATTAGACTTAACTATTTTTCTTATACTTACAGGCATAAATATTAAATTTTTATATATATTAAAATCTACTAAAAAATAAGTTATTTCACCTGCATTAAAGTATATGAATGAAGTTACGAGTATTATCATACATATTTTTAATTTTAAATCTATATCAATATTTTTGTCCGTTACTGTAAATAAAAGTAGTCCTATAAATAATGAAACTAATAGCTTTGCCAGTATATCATGTTTTTTGAAAAATTCAACTTTTCCTGTTGTATTCCCAATATAACTTTTTTTCATCATCTTAATTAAAGATTTAATTTGTCTGTCCATTATTAGATACTCCCATCATAGTAAGGAAAATTTCTTCTAAATTTTTATCAGGGTAATTTTGTTTTATTTGTTCTAATGTTCCTTGAAATATACTAGAACCCTCTTTTATTATAATTATACTATCACATAATTTTTCTGCTACTTCTAATACATGTGTTGAAAATAGTACAATATTTCCTTTTCTTGCATGTTCTTTCATTAATTCTTTCAATTTAAATGATGCTATGGGGTCTAACCCAGTTAATGGTTCATCTAAAATCCATATATTAGGATTTACTAATAATGCCCCTATTATCATAACTTTTTGTCTCATACCATGTGAAAATGATTCGATATTTTCATGTAATACTTCTGTTATTCCAAATTCATTTGCTAAATTAGTTATTTTAGTCTCTACTTCATCTTTATCAACTTCATATATATCAGTTATAAACTGAAAATATTCCATTGCTGTTAAATATAAATAATGGTCAGGATTATCAAATACTACTGTAAATTCTCTCTTATAATCTTTATCTTTAATAGTTTTACCATTTAATATAATTTCACCTTCATCTATTGGTAATATACCTGACATCATATTAAGAGTAGTAGTTTTACCTGCTCCATTATGACCTATAAATGCAACAACTGTGCCATCTTTTATTTCAACATTTAGGTTATTAACAGCCTTTTTCTTTCCAAAACGCTTAGTCAAGTTTTTAATTACTATCATGTTTGCCTCTTTTCATTTTTTATATTCTCACAGTATTATACCCCTAAATCTAGCATTTTACTAGGGGACAACTCAAATAAATATTAATTAAATTTTCAAAAAAAAAGAAACTATCTTTGATAGTCCCTTTCACATTTATTATAATATTACTAAACTTAATAACTATTTTTTCATATCTATAACCATACGACCTGTTATAGTTCCTTCTTCCATTTCTTTAAAAATATCATAAGCATCTTCTATAGATCTTTTTTCAACAACAGGAACAACTAATCCCTCAGCACCAAATTGGAATGCTTCTTCTAAATCTTTTCTAGTTCCAACTAGTGAACCTATGATTTGTATACCATCTAAAACTGTTTTAACTATTGAAACATCCATAGTTTCTGAAGGTAATCCTACTGCTACAACTTTTCCAGCTGGTCTAACTGAATCAACTGCTTGATTAAATGCAACCTTAGATACTGCTGTAACTACTGCTGAATGTGCTCCACCTACATGTTCTTGTATATATTTTACAGGGTCAGTATTTTTACCATTTATTACTATATCTGCCCCACATTTTTTAGCTAATTCTAATTTATCATCATTAATGTCTACTGCTATAACATGTGCTCCAAACACTTTTTTAGCATATTGAACTCCTAAATTACCAAGTCCACCTGCACCATACATTACTATCCATTGACCAGGTTTTAAATCAGCTGCTTTTATTGCTGCATATGTTGTAACTCCTGCACAAGTTATACTACTTGCTTGGGCTGGATCTAATCCTTCTGGTACTTTCACTGCGTAATCTGCTGTAACTATACATTCTTGTGCCATTCCACCATCAACAGAATATCCTGCATTTTTAACTTTTCTACATAAAGTTTCTTTTCCTGTATTACAATATTCACATGAACCACAACCTTCAAAGAACCATGCTATACTTACTCTATCTCCAATTTTTAATGATTTAACACCAGGCCCTAATTCTTTAACTACACCTATACCCTCATGTCCTAATACTGTTCCTGAAACATTTCCAAAATCACTATTTGCAACATGTAAATCTGTATGACATACTCCACAAAATTCAACATCTACTAATGCTTCTCCATATTCTAATGCTCTTAATTTTTTTTCAACAACGGCAATTCCGTTTCCTTTTTCGTTTACTACTACTGCTTTCATAAAATTCCCCCTAATTCTTAATCTTTCAAGAACATTATATACTTATTTTATTCATTTGTCAACTTTTTCACTAACTGTTTTTTCGTATTCTTTAAGTTTTATAATACTTTCTTCTCCTATTAGCAATAATACCATAATATTTATAAGGGTCATAAATCCTAATCCAAAATCTGCTAAAGACCAAACAAACAAGTCTTTTTTGGTCCCACCAACATATACCATTAGTATTATCATTAATTGATAAATTGGTATCAAATACTTATTAGTCCCAATATAGTATATAGCACTATTTCCATAATATACTACTGCTAATATAGTACTCATACAAAAAAAGAACATTAAAACTATTACTAATGTAGCACCAAATTTTCCTATATGGTGTGTAACTGAATGTTGGAATAAGGCCATACCAGTTAAATTTGATTTTGGTGCTAATAAAACAATAAATGCTGTTGCACTACATATAACTAAGGTATCTATAAATACTCCAAACATTTGAATAAATCCTTGTTTTACTGCATCTTCATTATGTACAGATGCTGCTGCATAATTTGAGTTTCCAGAACCTGCTTCATTAGAAAATAGCCCTCTTTTCACTCCGTACATTATCGCCACTCCAAAAGTTCCACCTAAAAATTGTTTTCCCCCAAATGCTTCATAAAATATTGTGTGAAACATACCAGGTATTTCATTAAAACTTATAATTACTACATATATAAAAAATATTACATATATTACTGCCATTATAGGCACTAATTTATTTACTACCGTTATTATATGCTCTTGACTTTCTTTTTTATTAAATAATATCATTGCAACTAAAAGTGAAAGTAAAACTGCTATAACTATTTTTAAATTTACACCATCTATACTATAAATACTAGTTATAGAGTCTGTTATTGAATTAGACATTATTTGTGTAACACCTAAATAACAAATTATAGAAAAAACAGCATATATTATACCTAATTTAGGCATATTAAGTCTTTGTTTTAATATAAAAGGAGTTCCACCTACATAATTTCCATCTTGTTTAGTGCTTCTATACATAACAGATAATGTTGATTCTATAAATGCAGTCGCTGATACTAATAACGCAACTAACCACATCCAAAATATTGAACCTGCACCCCCAACTGAAATTGCTGCAACTACTCCTGCAATATTTCCCGCTCCTACTCTTGATGCTGTTGTTAATAAAAGACTTTCAACAGAACTTACTCCGTTTTCTCCTTTTTCATTTTTAGTTATTTCTTTTAATATTGTTGGCAATAACCTAAATTGCATAAATTTAGTTCTAATAGTAAAGTATAAAGAAATCCCTATTAATAACACCACCAATATATTTTTATCCCATAAAATTTTATTGGCTACTGTTATTATTATATTTATGATTTGCATACCTTACTCCATTTCTGATTATTTGTATTATAATGCTAAATATTATATATACTATTGCATTTAAAATTATTGCTATAAATATTTTTAAAGCACTCATATTTCTTAATCCATTAAAAACTAATACCCCTAGTCCACCAGCATTAACTATTGAACCTATATTAGCTATTGATATTAAAGTGCTTATACTAATTTTTATGCTATTAAATATATCATTTTCAAGTAAAGGTAATTTTATTTTAAAAAATATAGTTTTATCATCTAAACCTACTGCTTTTGCAGCTAATAATAAATTTTTATCAAAATGGTCTAACAAAGTTATAAAACTTCTAACTAATATATATTGTGCATATATAGAAAGCACTATAATAACTGCTGTTTTACCAAGACCTGTTAAAGGTATTAATAATGAAAAAAACGATAAACTAGGTATTGCATATGTAATTGTAGTTAAATTTAAAATAAGTTTTTTAAATTTTTTATTTTTACTAGAAATATATACCAATAATACTGATATAACTAGTGCTATAATAAGTGCTACTGATACTAAATATATATGTTCTAAACTAAGATTTAAGTATTTCATTGATACTCTCTCCAAACATCAAATTGATCTCTTACAGCATTTAATAAATCTTTAACAAAATCGGTTTTGGGATTTTTTAATATATTTTTGGGTGTGTCAAACTGCTCTATTTTACCATTATTCATGATAAGAACCCTACTTCCTAATAATAGTGCTTCACTTATATCATGAGTTATTAAAACAAAAGTTTTATGTGATAATTCTTTATGTATTTTTTTTATTTCCTTTTGTAAATAAATTCTTGTAATAGCATCTAATGCACCAAAAGGCTCATCTAACAACATAATATTAGGATTACTTGCTAATGCCCTTGCTACACCTACACGCTGTTTTTGACCCCCTGATAATTGATTAGGATACAACTTAGAATATTTATCATAATCTAAATCTATTAATTCCATTAATTCTTTAACTCTATTTTCAATTTCTAATTTGTCTTTTTTTAATACATTCAATAATATAGAAATGTTTTCAAATATATTAAGATGTGGAAATAATCCTATTTCTTGTATTACATAGCCTATACTTCTTCTAAGTTCTAATGTATCTTTATCATTAACATTTTCATTTTGAACATACACATTCCCACTACTAGCCATAATTAACTTATTTATCATTTTAAGTATAGTAGTCTTACCACAACCTGAACTACCTAATATAGTTACAAATTCTCCTTCATATATTTTAAAATTTATATTTTTTATTGCTTCGTTTTTATTAACCGTATATGTTTTTCCTACATTCTCAAATTCAATAGCAACTTTTTTATTCATCTATACTCCCATTTAAAAATTTCTTGGCAACAGTTTCATAATCTATGCCACCTATATCTACCATAGCGTTTAATTTTATTACAATTTCACTATTAAGTTTTTTACCAACTTCATTTAGAATTTCTTCTATTTTTGAATTTTTTTCTAAAGTATCTTCTCTTACAATGGCAACTAAATTATATGGTGGCCAAGCATTTTTGTCATCTTTTAAAAGTGTAAATTTATCTTTTTTAACTAAACTTCCCTCTGTTGTATAAACTATAGTAGAATCTGCACTATCACTTTCTAAAACACTATACTTTAATTCATTACTATATAATTTAAAAGATTGCCAATTAAACTTACCATATACTTTTTCTAATAATGGTAAGGCATCTTCTCTTTTATGAAATTCTCCTTGTGTTGCAAATCTTATCTTATCAGCATTTTTTTGTAAATCACTAATAGTATATATATTATATTTTTCTGCAATTTCAGTTCTTACAACTAAACCTTGTCCATCATGAACCTTAGTTAGTTCTAACCATTTAATATTAAATTTTTCTTTATATTCTTTTTTTACTATTTCATACACCTTTTGTGGGTCTGTTTCTAATGGTAATTTTAATATTGATAATAAACCTGTACCAGTATATTCTGGGTATAAATCTATATCTTTATTGATTATAGCCTTATGTACTAATGTTCCTGAAATATTAAATACTCTTTCTACTTCTATATTTTCTTTTTCAAGAGCC
This is a stretch of genomic DNA from Oceanivirga salmonicida. It encodes these proteins:
- a CDS encoding ATP-binding cassette domain-containing protein — encoded protein: MNKKVAIEFENVGKTYTVNKNEAIKNINFKIYEGEFVTILGSSGCGKTTILKMINKLIMASSGNVYVQNENVNDKDTLELRRSIGYVIQEIGLFPHLNIFENISILLNVLKKDKLEIENRVKELMELIDLDYDKYSKLYPNQLSGGQKQRVGVARALASNPNIMLLDEPFGALDAITRIYLQKEIKKIHKELSHKTFVLITHDISEALLLGSRVLIMNNGKIEQFDTPKNILKNPKTDFVKDLLNAVRDQFDVWREYQ
- a CDS encoding glycine betaine ABC transporter substrate-binding protein — its product is MIKKIMSVIITTIMLVGCGSNSEKVKIGSKNFTESLVIAEIYAQALEKENIEVERVFNISGTLVHKAIINKDIDLYPEYTGTGLLSILKLPLETDPQKVYEIVKKEYKEKFNIKWLELTKVHDGQGLVVRTEIAEKYNIYTISDLQKNADKIRFATQGEFHKREDALPLLEKVYGKFNWQSFKLYSNELKYSVLESDSADSTIVYTTEGSLVKKDKFTLLKDDKNAWPPYNLVAIVREDTLEKNSKIEEILNEVGKKLNSEIVIKLNAMVDIGGIDYETVAKKFLNGSIDE
- a CDS encoding ABC transporter permease → MKYLNLSLEHIYLVSVALIIALVISVLLVYISSKNKKFKKLILNLTTITYAIPSLSFFSLLIPLTGLGKTAVIIVLSIYAQYILVRSFITLLDHFDKNLLLAAKAVGLDDKTIFFKIKLPLLENDIFNSIKISISTLISIANIGSIVNAGGLGVLVFNGLRNMSALKIFIAIILNAIVYIIFSIIIQIIRNGVRYANHKYNNNSSQ
- a CDS encoding alanine/glycine:cation symporter family protein, whose translation is MQIINIIITVANKILWDKNILVVLLIGISLYFTIRTKFMQFRLLPTILKEITKNEKGENGVSSVESLLLTTASRVGAGNIAGVVAAISVGGAGSIFWMWLVALLVSATAFIESTLSVMYRSTKQDGNYVGGTPFILKQRLNMPKLGIIYAVFSIICYLGVTQIMSNSITDSITSIYSIDGVNLKIVIAVLLSLLVAMILFNKKESQEHIITVVNKLVPIMAVIYVIFFIYVVIISFNEIPGMFHTIFYEAFGGKQFLGGTFGVAIMYGVKRGLFSNEAGSGNSNYAAASVHNEDAVKQGFIQMFGVFIDTLVICSATAFIVLLAPKSNLTGMALFQHSVTHHIGKFGATLVIVLMFFFCMSTILAVVYYGNSAIYYIGTNKYLIPIYQLMIILMVYVGGTKKDLFVWSLADFGLGFMTLINIMVLLLIGEESIIKLKEYEKTVSEKVDK
- a CDS encoding ABC transporter ATP-binding protein; the protein is MIVIKNLTKRFGKKKAVNNLNVEIKDGTVVAFIGHNGAGKTTTLNMMSGILPIDEGEIILNGKTIKDKDYKREFTVVFDNPDHYLYLTAMEYFQFITDIYEVDKDEVETKITNLANEFGITEVLHENIESFSHGMRQKVMIIGALLVNPNIWILDEPLTGLDPIASFKLKELMKEHARKGNIVLFSTHVLEVAEKLCDSIIIIKEGSSIFQGTLEQIKQNYPDKNLEEIFLTMMGVSNNGQTN
- the adhP gene encoding alcohol dehydrogenase AdhP, whose product is MKAVVVNEKGNGIAVVEKKLRALEYGEALVDVEFCGVCHTDLHVANSDFGNVSGTVLGHEGIGVVKELGPGVKSLKIGDRVSIAWFFEGCGSCEYCNTGKETLCRKVKNAGYSVDGGMAQECIVTADYAVKVPEGLDPAQASSITCAGVTTYAAIKAADLKPGQWIVMYGAGGLGNLGVQYAKKVFGAHVIAVDINDDKLELAKKCGADIVINGKNTDPVKYIQEHVGGAHSAVVTAVSKVAFNQAVDSVRPAGKVVAVGLPSETMDVSIVKTVLDGIQIIGSLVGTRKDLEEAFQFGAEGLVVPVVEKRSIEDAYDIFKEMEEGTITGRMVIDMKK